A genomic region of Dreissena polymorpha isolate Duluth1 chromosome 4, UMN_Dpol_1.0, whole genome shotgun sequence contains the following coding sequences:
- the LOC127879021 gene encoding myeloid-derived growth factor-like isoform X1, whose protein sequence is MTGNFTVVYIEMRPAVATKVMFMTLSTLLLLLKTSMCKLLVSESFFVSPGGHTNSHVEKSSGFACEFTYACQGGTNEEWVMTMQEDEEHHFSCSVSRPEHSPTSYLFFQHFEMAITGGHLKGAVVLGEKGKTCNEDEYVTDTEKNLVYSASGFQSHLNSVFAVFTRHREDL, encoded by the exons ATGACAG GGAATTTCACTGTTGTCTACATAGAGATGAGACCAGCTGTTGCAACCAAAGTCATGTTTATGACACTGTCCACACTTCTGCTGTTGCTGAAGACGTCGATGTGTAAGCTGCTGGTGTCAGAATCATTCTTTGTCTCTCCAGGAGGACATACTAACAGTCATGTGGAAAAATCTTCg GGATTTGCTTGTGAGTTTACTTATGCTTGCCAAGGCGGGACCAATGAG GAGTGGGTTATGACCATGCAAGAAGATGAGGAGCACCATTTCTCATGTAGTGTTTCGAGGCCTGAGCATTCACCAACATCGTACCTTTTCTTCCAGCATTTTGAAATGGCCATAACGGGTGGACATCTTAAGGGAGCTGTGGTTTTG GGAGAAAAGGGAAAGACTTGCAACGAGGATGAATATGTTACAGATACAGAAAAGAACTTGG TTTACAGTGCCAGTGGGTTTCAGTCCCATCTAAATAGTGTTTTTGCAGTATTTACAAGGCACAGAGAGGATTTGTAA
- the LOC127879021 gene encoding myeloid-derived growth factor-like isoform X2 gives MRPAVATKVMFMTLSTLLLLLKTSMCKLLVSESFFVSPGGHTNSHVEKSSGFACEFTYACQGGTNEEWVMTMQEDEEHHFSCSVSRPEHSPTSYLFFQHFEMAITGGHLKGAVVLGEKGKTCNEDEYVTDTEKNLVYSASGFQSHLNSVFAVFTRHREDL, from the exons ATGAGACCAGCTGTTGCAACCAAAGTCATGTTTATGACACTGTCCACACTTCTGCTGTTGCTGAAGACGTCGATGTGTAAGCTGCTGGTGTCAGAATCATTCTTTGTCTCTCCAGGAGGACATACTAACAGTCATGTGGAAAAATCTTCg GGATTTGCTTGTGAGTTTACTTATGCTTGCCAAGGCGGGACCAATGAG GAGTGGGTTATGACCATGCAAGAAGATGAGGAGCACCATTTCTCATGTAGTGTTTCGAGGCCTGAGCATTCACCAACATCGTACCTTTTCTTCCAGCATTTTGAAATGGCCATAACGGGTGGACATCTTAAGGGAGCTGTGGTTTTG GGAGAAAAGGGAAAGACTTGCAACGAGGATGAATATGTTACAGATACAGAAAAGAACTTGG TTTACAGTGCCAGTGGGTTTCAGTCCCATCTAAATAGTGTTTTTGCAGTATTTACAAGGCACAGAGAGGATTTGTAA